The following is a genomic window from Opitutus sp. GAS368.
CGTCACGGACACCGGCATCGGCATCCCGTCCGACCGGATGGGGCTGCTCTTCAAGCCGTTCAGCCAGGTGGACGCCTCGACCACGCGCAAATACGGCGGCACCGGTCTCGGTCTCGCCATCTGCGACCGCCTGGCGCAGCTCATGGGCGGCAGCATCGATGTCACCAGCACACCGGGCAAGGGTTCGCGCTTCCATTTTTGCATCCAGACCAACGCCGTCGACCTGAGCGCCGACACGCCCGCGCTCTTCAGCCCCCTGCCCGCCGGCGCCCGCGTGCTCGCGGTGGACGACCTGCCCGTGAACCGCACCGCGCTGGGCCATTACCTGAAGAGCTGGAACCTCATCCCCATGCTCGCGGCCGACGCGGCCGACGCCATGCAGCAGGCCGCCATCGCCCCGCTCTCCGCCGCCATCATCGACGAGCAGCTGTCCGGCCGCTCGGGCCTCGACCTGATCGCCGGGTTGCACGCGCTGTATCCCGGCCTGCCGGTCATCCTGCTCACGCCCGCCGCCACCACGGTCAGACGCAGCGAGAGCAGCGACCCGCTCATCTACCGCCTGGCCAAGCCCATCAAGCCCTACCCGTTGCACGACACCCTCCGGCGTGTCATCACCGACGCCGGCCCGCACGCCCCCGCCTCGTCCAACACCGGTGTGGCCATCCGCCTGGCCGACACGCTGCCGCTCGACATCCTGCTCGTGGAGGACAATCCCGTGAACCAGAAGGTCGCCCTGCGCTACTTCGAGCGCATGGGTTACCGGGCCGATGCCGTCGCGAACGGCCTGGAGGCGGTTCATGCCATGCGCGAGCGCAACTATCACCTGCTCTTCATGGACGTGCAGATGCCCGAGATGGACGGCCTCGAGGCCACGCGCCAGATCCGCGCCATCATTTCGCCGGAACGCCAGCCCGTCATCGTCGCCCTCACCGCCAACGCCATGCAGGGCGACCGCGAACGCTGCCTCGAGGCCGGCATGAACGACTACATCACCAAGCCCGTGAAGATCGACGAGATCCAGGCGGTCATCTCGCGCCACTTCAGTCCGCCGGCCTGAGGTGGATTGAATGTAGGGTCGCCGCTTGCCGGCGGACCGTGCCTTTCGGTAGGGGCGGTTGTCCTCAACCGCCCTTGGTAGGGCGAGTCGTCCCGACGAGTCGCGTTCTTTGGAGGGCCCGCCTCCACTTTACATTAATCCAATCAGTCCCTGAATCTCTCCCGCCCTCGCCGGATCCCCCGCGAGGTTTTTCATTTCCATCGGGTCCTTCTCCAAGTCGAAATACAACCACGGCGTCCCGTCCGCCTTGAGCACCAGCTTGTGCTTCGCCGAACGGAAACCGCGCCACGCCACCGGACACTGCTGGGCGATCTCCGTCGCCGTCGGCATCGAGATGAGCGCGCTGTCCCGCTTGTTGTGCCACTCCCGCCCCTCCGCCCAAGCCACCGCCATGTGCGGCAGGTCCACCAGGCTTACCGGATCGTTGCTCGGTCCTTTTCTTGTCACCTGCCCCTTGCCACTTGTCACTTTCCCACCGGGCCACCGCACCAGCAACGGAACCCGTATGCTCTCTTCGTAAGGCCACGCTTTGCGAAATAAACCGTGGCTCCCATGCATGTCCCCGTGCACCGACGTGAACACGACGATCGTCTCCGCCAGGTCCACCTCGGTCATCAGCTTCCCGGTGGCGCGGTCCGTCGCCTCGATGTGGGCGTAGTATCCCGCCAGTTCATCCCGCGCCTTTTCCTCCACCGGGCCGCCCGCCGGCACATTGGCCCGCAGCTTCAACTCCGTCGGTTTCATCTCCGTCACATGAGGCGCGGCCGCATGATACGGCGGATGCGGCGCCTCCAAGCTCACCACGCAGAACACCGGCTGTGAGTGCGGTGTCTTCAGCCACTCCGCCGCCCGCTGCACCAACACGTCGCTCTGATAACCTTTGAATCGCTTCGGCTGAGGCAACCTTGTCCCGTGCAGCCACGGATCGTTGAGCAGAAACCCGCTTTCGAATCCTTCCCACAGCTCGAAACCCCCGCGCCGCTCCGGCGGCACGAACTGCTTCGCGTTCGCCTCGCCGACAAACGGCGCCGTGCGATCGCGTTCCCCGAGATGCCATTTGCCAAACCACGCCGTCGCATAGCCCCGGTCCTTCAGCGCATGCGCAATAGTCCGACCTGTAGGGGCGTTGCTTGACGACGCCCGTGCCTTGCCCGGCTCGCCTTTATACACGGGCAGCGCATCCCAATAATCGTTCACCCCATTCTCCGGACACAGCTTCCCCGTCAGCAACGCCGCCCGCGCCTGCGGTCCGAGAGGATGCGGCGTGACGGCCTGCGTGAAGTTGACCGCCTCGCTCGCCAGCCCGTCCAGCCACGGCGTCCGCGCGTTCGCGTCCCCCGCATACCCCGTCGCCATGGCCCGCCATTGCGTAGTGACAATCCAGAGTATGTTGGGCCGCGACATGCTATTACTCTGCAAACCTAACAAACGCGGTCGCTATAATCTCGCCGTAGCCTTCGGGCGAAGGCGGATGGGTGGTAATAATCCAAAGAATGTTCGGTTGAGCCGTCATGGATATTTTTAGCCACAAAAAGAGGCAAAGAGCCACAAAAACGGGCAACAGACTGCCTGCTAATTGACACCAGCAAATCTTCCCGCATATTGCCTCTCAAATGCGCACCTTGACTGCAGTCATTTATCCGGCGCCCCGCTCCAAGTGGCTGGTGGCCTACAATCCGGAGACCGGGACGACCACCCAGGGTCGCACCCATCAGGAAGCGTTGCGCAATCTCAAGGAAGCCACCGAGCTATACCTGTCCGAATTTCCCGAGAAAGCGAAGTCCGCCGGGCGGGCCGTGATGACCACCTTCGAGGTCGCCGCTCATGCCTAATTTGCCGGGAGTCTCCGGCCGTAAGGCCGTCAAGGCACTGGAAAAATTGGGCTTTGTTTTCATCCGCCAGAAAGGCAGCCATGCCATCATGCGTCGCGGCGACCGCGGCTGCGTGGTGCCGATGCATCGGGAGATCAACCGTTGGACTCTCAACGGCGTGCTCAAACAAGCTGGTGTGTCCGCCGATGAGTTTCTGAGCGCTTTAAAATAGCCCGTCCAGCCACGGCGTCCGCGCATTCGCGTCCCCCGCATACCCCGTCGCCATGGCTCTCCATTGCGTCGTAACTATCCAGAGGATGTTCGGTTGCCCGGCCATGAGGAGGTTCAGCCATAAAAAGCACAAAAAGACACAAAGCGAACCTGCCTTGCGGTCCGTTGCTCGTGATCTTCGTGCCTCTTGTCAGCCATAGGCCTTGCGAAGGCTGATCGTGGTTAATCCCGCCGTGAATCCGGGTTGAATTTGCCCGGGCGCGGCGCCACCTTCCGGTCATGCGCATCCGTGTCATCGCCACCGGCGGCACCATCGACAAGGTCTACTTCGACGCCGCCAGCGCCTACGAGGTCGGCGAGCCCCAGGTCGGGCCCGTCTTTCGCGAATCCAACGTCACCTTTGACTTCGTCGTCGAGTCCGTCCTCCAGAAGGACAGCCTCGCCATGACCGACGATGACCGCGCCCTCATCCGCACCCGCGTCGAGGCCTCGCCCGAGAATCTCATCCTGATTACCCACGGCACCGACACCATGACGGCCACGGCCGCCAAGCTCGAGGGCCTGAAGGACAAGGTCATCGTCTTCACCGGTTCGATGCAGCCCGCCCGTTTCCGCAACAGCGACGCCGTCTTCAACCTCGGCTGCGCTGTCGGCGCCCTCCAATCGCTGTCACCCGGCATCTACATCGCGATGAACGGCGTGGTCGCGCCCGCCCACACGGTGAAAAAGAACCGCGCCCAAAGCCGCTTCGAGCCGAAGGCGTGAAAACAGAAACCTGAAACCTGAGTTTTGACCACGGATTTCGCGGATGAACACGGATAAGTCTCCTGGAGGGCCCGCGTCTCTGCGGGCCGAGCCTTGGTGGAGAGCCCAGCTCCAGCTGGGCCGCGGCTCGCAGGGACGCGAGCCCTCCATTAGTGCCAATTTAGTGTGGATTAGGGAGCGCCTTCAAATCCAACCCAATACCCGTTTCCTGTCATTCTGAACGAAGTGAAAAATCCATGCTTTTGCTCGCGCTATGGCTTTCGTTGCCGTGGATCCTTCGCTTCCTCCTTCGCCAAGGCTTCGGCGGACAAGCCGCTCAGGATGACAGTGCATTTAACCCTGCCGTAAACCACTCCATGAAAAAACTACCCCTCGTGCTCGCCCTGCTGTCCGTCCGCCTCCTCGCCGCCGAGGAACTGCCCCCGCCGGAACTGACCGAATACTACACGCCCGTGCCGCCGGTTGTCACCGCCCCCGCCGTCGGCGTGCCGTCCGACGCCATCGTGCTGTTCAACGGCACCAGCCTCGATGCCTGGGAGCCGGCGCGCACCAACGGCCATCCCTGGAAGATCGAGGACGGCGCCATGGTCGTCGTCCCCACCCCCGCGCCGGGCGAGCCCTGCGACCAGCGGACGAAGCGGTCCTTCGGTGACATCCAGCTGCACCTGGAATTTCGCACCCCGGCCAAGGTCGAGGGCACCGGCCAGGGCCGCGGCAACAGCGGCGTGTTCTTCATGGGGCTATACGAACTCCAGATCCTCGATTCATGGGAGAACCCGACCTACGTCAACGGCCAGGCCGCCTCGATCTACAAGCAGCACCCGCCGCTGGTGAACGCCAGCCGTCCGCCCGGCACGTGGCAGACCTACGACGTGGTGTTCATCGCCCCGCGCTTCGCCGCCGACGACACCCTCGTCAGCCCGGCGCGCATGACCGTCTTCCACAACGACGTGCTCGTGCAGCACGACGCCATCCTGACCGGCCCGACCGAGTATCGTGGCCAGCCGAAATACAAGGCCCACGCCGCCCGGCTGCCGCTCCAGCTGCAGGACCACCATAATCCCACGGCCTTCCGCAACATCTGGGTGCGGGAAATCAGCCTGCCGGAGGTAAAATAAGGTGGAGCGCGACCTTCGGGCGCGCTTTCAACGCGTCCGGAGGCCGCGTTCCACCCTCGACTTCACATCGCCGCGAACTCCGCCGGCACCGCCACATTCTGCTGGCCTCGGCCCGCCCCTTGCCCAAAAAGACAGGTCATACCGTCCATGAATCTCCCCGACGCCCACGTGGCCATCCTCCAAGCCTTCGCCCGCATGAAGGCGCTCTACCACCAGCCCGTCTTCAATGAGTGGGTGCTGGTGAAGCTCGCGCGCGAATCCGGGGCGATCCTCGCCTACGACGGTCCGCGCGCCGACCTTTACCAGGCAAAGTTCAAGAACGACATCGCCCCGCTCCAAGCCGAGATCGAGTCCCGCAAGATGGCCGTCGGCGACTTTGCGTTTATCCACGGCGCCGACGGCACGCACTACGACGCCTGCATCCGCCTGGGCCCAGCGGCCTACCTCTTTTGCAACCACACGACCAAGACCATGGACGATATCCGCCGGGATCAACGGTGGCTCGCCGCGCAGGAGCCCTTCGCCGAGCTCTGCGCCAAGTTCCGCGACGACCCGCTGAAGTAGAGGCAAGGAAGAAGGTTGAAGGAAGAATTAAGAAAATTTCACGGCCGAAGGACTCTGTTCATCCTTTCTCCTTCTTACTTCATCCTTTCCTACCTCAGGCCAGCAACCCCGCGTAGACAAACCAGCCGTAGGCGGCGACCAACACCCCGCCCGCCCAGCGCGGCAGGCCCCCGCTGGTGAGCAGCATCACCCCGTGCAGCACCGCGGAGCCGGCCAGGATCGCCAGCGTGGTCGTCGTGAATCCTGCCGTCGGCAGCGGCCGCACCACGGCAAACAGCCCGAGGCAAAGCGGAATGCAGATGTGCCCGTCGCCCACTTGCGAGGTGTAGACGATGTCCGCCCGGCGCTTCCAGCCCCAGTAGAGGGCCAGCACGGCGTTGGGCAGCACCATCAGCCAGCCGGTCAGCCAGCCGAGATTGGCGGCGCTGACAAACCCCTCCTTCTGCGCCGACAGCCAGGTCACGAGCCAGTCGAGGGTCTCATACATGAGGTAGGCGCAGGCGAGCACCACCACGGCATCGACATAAAACCTCCAACCGAAGGAAACCTTCTGCCGCAGGTTGTGCTTCATGACGTCAAACACCTGAAAGCACTGCCAGAAGAGGAACAGCCCGATGAGCACCAGGCCGTCGGTGCGGTCCAGGGTCCCGTCGCGACCGAGCGCCCAGGTGGTGCCGGTGAAGAACAGCACGGCGGTGAGCGTAAGCAGGAGCGACAGGCGGTTGAGCTGGCCCTCCAGTCCGCCACCCTTCGCCGTTTTCGCGGACCGGGCCGGTTTTTTCCCCTTCGTGCCGGCCGCCCTGGCCTTTGCCGGCAGCACGGCCAGACCCCAGCACAGCGCCGGCACGCCGAGCACCAGCGTGAGGTTGGTGACGTTGTTGACCAGGCAGTTGGTCAGCACCTCGCCGGGCGCGCCCTTCCGCGCGATCATGATGCCGACAAAGATGAGGTTGCCGAGGCCGGTGCAGTAAGGCGTCAGCAGCGTGCCCAGGGCCGTGCCTTCCAGCCCTTGGTCAAGCATCGCCTCCAGCCGCCACAGCATGAGCAGCGACACGCCGAGGAACACCGCGAGGTAGGTCCACGGGTCGGACAGCGCGAGCGAGTCGAGCAGTTGGGGAAGCACGCCGCCAGCAAGGGCGGACACGGCGCCGCTGTAAATCCCGCTTTGCGTGCAAAAATAACTGACTTCATGGTCCGCCCCGGTTGGATGAAACCACGATGACTCCCGCCGCCGAATCCCGTGCGCCCTTCTGGCTGTGGGCGGCGCTGCCGGTGGCGGTCGCCGCGTGGTTGCGCGTGCGGGGCCACGGCGACCTCGATCCCTTCACGGACGAGGGCGCGAACATCCTGACCGCGCTGGACCCGCGGGTGCGGACCGCCTTCGAGCCGCTCGAACAGGGCCGCCCGTGGCTGGTTTATCTGTTCCGGCCGGCCGGCTGGTTCCCCGCCGAGGCGCTGGCCGTGGCCCGCCTGATGAGCGCGGGTGCCGGCCTGCTGACCATGGCTGCGCTGGGCTGGACGCTCCACCGGTTGGGCGGACACCGTGCCGCGCTGGCCGGCCTGTGGCTGTGGGCCGTGCTGCCGTTCGCCGTGTGGCACGAGCGCCTGGCCCTGCAGGATCCGTTTGTCACCGCCCTGCTGGCCGGTTCGCTCGCGCTCCTGGTCGCGGGATTGCCCGCTGGGCGCCGCTGGGCCTGGCTCGGTGCCGGCGGTCTGTTCGGCGTCGCCCTCCTGTTGAAAATTTCCGCCGTGCTTGCGCTGCCCTGGCTCGGCCTCGTGTATGTCGCGCACCAGCGCCTTCAAGCCCGGCCGGTGTTCGACCGGCAGCTGTGGCTGATTCCCCTGGGGGCACTGCTCCCGGGGCTGACGCTCGGCGGTGATCTCGCCCGCCTGGGCTCCAAACTCGGCCGCTACGACGCCCTGCCCTCCGTCGCCCATGGCGGGTTCCTGCAGTCCGCGCTGGAGCGGCTGGCGATCTGGCTCGGTTTTTATTCGGGCTATGGCGGCTGGCCCCTGCTCCTGCTGCTGGCGGGCGCTCTGGTCCTGGCCGCCCGGGGCCGGCAATGGCTGGCGCTGGCCTGCGCCGCCGCGTGGGCCGTCTCACTGCTGGTCGCCGCCCTCTGCTATAACAACACCTACGCCCGCTACGCGCTGCCGGACCACTTGCCGCTGATCCTGGGCCTGGGGCTGGCCTGGGGCGCGATCCCGGCGGCCGCCCCACGCTGGCGGGACAGCGCAACGCTCCTCTTCGCGGTGGCGCTGGTCCGCTGGGGCGCCGTCTCGTGGGGCATCGGCACCGACCCGCGCACCGCGGCCGTTCCTGCGGCCGAAATCAAACAGTATGCCACCGGCCCCTGGAGTGGCCGCGGCTTGGCCGAGACGCGCCGCTTTCTCGCCGACTACGCGGATCAGCATCAGGTGCGCTGCCTCGTGCTGACGCACCGGTTCATGCGGCCCGGCTGCTACGGGCTGCTGCTGGCCGAGCTGGGCGACCCGCGCATCGGCGTGGTGCCCTTCACCGTCTACGAGCCGGCGGAGCTGGCG
Proteins encoded in this region:
- a CDS encoding DUF1080 domain-containing protein, translating into MKKLPLVLALLSVRLLAAEELPPPELTEYYTPVPPVVTAPAVGVPSDAIVLFNGTSLDAWEPARTNGHPWKIEDGAMVVVPTPAPGEPCDQRTKRSFGDIQLHLEFRTPAKVEGTGQGRGNSGVFFMGLYELQILDSWENPTYVNGQAASIYKQHPPLVNASRPPGTWQTYDVVFIAPRFAADDTLVSPARMTVFHNDVLVQHDAILTGPTEYRGQPKYKAHAARLPLQLQDHHNPTAFRNIWVREISLPEVK
- a CDS encoding type II toxin-antitoxin system HicB family antitoxin — protein: MRTLTAVIYPAPRSKWLVAYNPETGTTTQGRTHQEALRNLKEATELYLSEFPEKAKSAGRAVMTTFEVAAHA
- a CDS encoding sodium:calcium symporter produces the protein MSALAGGVLPQLLDSLALSDPWTYLAVFLGVSLLMLWRLEAMLDQGLEGTALGTLLTPYCTGLGNLIFVGIMIARKGAPGEVLTNCLVNNVTNLTLVLGVPALCWGLAVLPAKARAAGTKGKKPARSAKTAKGGGLEGQLNRLSLLLTLTAVLFFTGTTWALGRDGTLDRTDGLVLIGLFLFWQCFQVFDVMKHNLRQKVSFGWRFYVDAVVVLACAYLMYETLDWLVTWLSAQKEGFVSAANLGWLTGWLMVLPNAVLALYWGWKRRADIVYTSQVGDGHICIPLCLGLFAVVRPLPTAGFTTTTLAILAGSAVLHGVMLLTSGGLPRWAGGVLVAAYGWFVYAGLLA
- a CDS encoding glycosyltransferase family 39 protein encodes the protein MTPAAESRAPFWLWAALPVAVAAWLRVRGHGDLDPFTDEGANILTALDPRVRTAFEPLEQGRPWLVYLFRPAGWFPAEALAVARLMSAGAGLLTMAALGWTLHRLGGHRAALAGLWLWAVLPFAVWHERLALQDPFVTALLAGSLALLVAGLPAGRRWAWLGAGGLFGVALLLKISAVLALPWLGLVYVAHQRLQARPVFDRQLWLIPLGALLPGLTLGGDLARLGSKLGRYDALPSVAHGGFLQSALERLAIWLGFYSGYGGWPLLLLLAGALVLAARGRQWLALACAAAWAVSLLVAALCYNNTYARYALPDHLPLILGLGLAWGAIPAAAPRWRDSATLLFAVALVRWGAVSWGIGTDPRTAAVPAAEIKQYATGPWSGRGLAETRRFLADYADQHQVRCLVLTHRFMRPGCYGLLLAELGDPRIGVVPFTVYEPAELAVAGGGLRHVSAGTPVACFLLYEGSLYPAHPWLAAPGSPARLVRTIDRGAGESFSLWQFQP
- a CDS encoding type II toxin-antitoxin system HicA family toxin; protein product: MPNLPGVSGRKAVKALEKLGFVFIRQKGSHAIMRRGDRGCVVPMHREINRWTLNGVLKQAGVSADEFLSALK
- a CDS encoding asparaginase domain-containing protein, whose translation is MRIRVIATGGTIDKVYFDAASAYEVGEPQVGPVFRESNVTFDFVVESVLQKDSLAMTDDDRALIRTRVEASPENLILITHGTDTMTATAAKLEGLKDKVIVFTGSMQPARFRNSDAVFNLGCAVGALQSLSPGIYIAMNGVVAPAHTVKKNRAQSRFEPKA
- a CDS encoding sulfatase-like hydrolase/transferase gives rise to the protein MSRPNILWIVTTQWRAMATGYAGDANARTPWLDGLASEAVNFTQAVTPHPLGPQARAALLTGKLCPENGVNDYWDALPVYKGEPGKARASSSNAPTGRTIAHALKDRGYATAWFGKWHLGERDRTAPFVGEANAKQFVPPERRGGFELWEGFESGFLLNDPWLHGTRLPQPKRFKGYQSDVLVQRAAEWLKTPHSQPVFCVVSLEAPHPPYHAAAPHVTEMKPTELKLRANVPAGGPVEEKARDELAGYYAHIEATDRATGKLMTEVDLAETIVVFTSVHGDMHGSHGLFRKAWPYEESIRVPLLVRWPGGKVTSGKGQVTRKGPSNDPVSLVDLPHMAVAWAEGREWHNKRDSALISMPTATEIAQQCPVAWRGFRSAKHKLVLKADGTPWLYFDLEKDPMEMKNLAGDPARAGEIQGLIGLM